A section of the Leptospira semungkisensis genome encodes:
- a CDS encoding sensor histidine kinase, producing MNPVALMNAIAFVLYSSSIFLLLRSIRRHLILPGPAIFAVASLSTGVFLSISNFLEHSGISDLLDDYEGFARDLFVMFLLIFLYVDSMHREQVKREDDQKRIQNELREKAFLLTEIHHRVNNNLQIVSGLLSLQRESQGTGKISDALRIAQNRILSIAKIHQIIYDSQNLLQIGVDSILGSVIQNLTTAYQNESTRILVKSEMDKNIKLDPERAMPLGLILNELVTNSLKHAYCDGEAGEISVRLEQDAGNIILSVSDSGKGLPSAEAEDTGIGMKLVESLVQQIRGRVKVDSKEGTSIRIILPKEGVSSLIFFRP from the coding sequence ATGAATCCTGTAGCACTCATGAATGCAATTGCATTCGTACTGTATTCTTCTAGTATTTTTCTTCTTTTAAGAAGTATCCGAAGACATTTAATCCTTCCTGGGCCTGCGATCTTTGCAGTGGCTTCTCTTTCTACAGGTGTATTTCTTTCTATTTCAAATTTTTTAGAACATTCAGGTATCAGTGATCTCCTGGATGATTATGAGGGATTCGCTCGGGATCTATTCGTAATGTTTCTTCTTATCTTTTTGTATGTGGATTCGATGCATAGAGAGCAGGTTAAGAGAGAAGATGATCAGAAGAGGATCCAAAACGAACTAAGGGAGAAGGCTTTTCTACTTACTGAAATACACCATCGAGTGAATAATAATCTACAGATCGTTTCAGGACTTCTTTCATTACAAAGAGAAAGCCAAGGAACAGGAAAGATATCCGACGCTCTGAGAATTGCTCAGAATCGAATTCTTTCTATAGCTAAGATCCATCAGATTATTTATGATTCTCAAAACCTTCTTCAGATAGGAGTGGATTCTATTCTGGGTTCAGTGATCCAAAATCTGACAACTGCTTATCAGAATGAATCCACAAGGATCCTAGTTAAGAGCGAGATGGACAAGAATATCAAATTGGATCCCGAAAGGGCGATGCCTCTAGGTCTGATTCTGAATGAACTCGTCACCAATTCTTTGAAACATGCATATTGCGATGGAGAAGCAGGTGAGATCTCCGTTCGTTTGGAACAAGATGCAGGAAATATAATATTAAGTGTATCCGATTCCGGAAAAGGACTCCCTTCTGCCGAAGCGGAAGATACCGGGATCGGTATGAAATTGGTTGAAAGTCTAGTACAACAAATTCGCGGTAGAGTGAAAGTGGACTCGAAAGAGGGAACTTCTATTCGGATCATTCTTCCGAAAGAAGGAGTGTCCAGTTTGATCTTCTTTCGGCCTTAA
- the soxR gene encoding redox-sensitive transcriptional activator SoxR, which translates to MNLTFPSYRVQTLGMDDLLTISQVAERSGVASSALRFYEERKLIRSVRAGSGHRQYPRHVLRRIAFIVFAQKVGLSLEEIAEEISKLPEDHTPSGQDWAKLSKRWTERVEEKIAELEKLRSGLTACIGCGCLSLARCKFANPGDRLGNYGHGPLRWLVKSRKKMK; encoded by the coding sequence GTGAACTTGACATTTCCAAGCTATAGAGTTCAAACTTTGGGAATGGATGATTTACTCACAATCAGTCAAGTCGCAGAGAGAAGTGGAGTAGCTTCTTCTGCTCTTAGATTTTACGAAGAACGTAAACTGATTCGCTCTGTCCGCGCAGGTTCGGGCCATAGACAGTATCCAAGGCATGTGCTTAGAAGGATCGCATTCATTGTATTTGCTCAGAAGGTAGGCTTGAGCCTGGAAGAAATTGCCGAGGAGATCTCGAAGCTTCCCGAAGATCATACTCCGAGTGGCCAGGACTGGGCTAAGCTTTCCAAAAGATGGACAGAAAGAGTAGAAGAGAAGATTGCTGAATTAGAAAAGTTGAGAAGTGGACTAACTGCTTGTATCGGATGTGGATGTCTTTCTCTCGCGCGTTGTAAGTTTGCAAACCCTGGAGATAGATTGGGAAATTATGGGCATGGTCCATTACGTTGGCTCGTGAAATCCCGTAAGAAAATGAAATAA
- a CDS encoding MFS transporter, whose product MKPVFTKYQIFLIVLLAFLQFTIVLDFMILSPMGVLVMKELKIATNQFGLVVSAYAFSAGLSGILAAGFADRFDRKKFLLFFYTGFVAGTVLCGIAPDYDSLLIARIITGFFAGVISSISFAIIADLFPMEVRGRVMGLVMTAFAASQVVGLPIGMYFSTVWGWRAPFLMIAGISGLSGIIALIYVKPIIGHLSQKTDKHPFAHLLSTLGKGKYLPGFAATMLLPTGGYMLMPFGSAFTVHNMGIALESLPLIYMITGISSIIVGPIMGRISDAVGKYPVFTAGSLAAIPIVIFYTHLGVTPLWFVIVVNCVLFAAITSRIVSASALNSAVPEVQDRGAYMAISSSMQQVSGGVASAIAGMIVVQTESGYLTGYANLGFVVATTTLITVIMMYKVDRLVKGKSQTGGQPAASPQFSEN is encoded by the coding sequence ATGAAACCAGTTTTCACTAAATATCAAATTTTTCTAATAGTCTTGTTGGCTTTCTTACAATTCACTATCGTCTTGGATTTTATGATCCTCTCCCCTATGGGAGTCCTCGTGATGAAGGAATTAAAGATCGCAACAAATCAATTCGGCTTGGTCGTGTCGGCCTACGCTTTTAGCGCAGGTCTGTCCGGAATCTTAGCTGCGGGGTTCGCGGATCGTTTCGACAGAAAGAAGTTCTTACTCTTCTTCTATACTGGCTTCGTTGCAGGCACAGTGCTTTGCGGAATTGCTCCGGACTATGATTCACTTCTTATTGCAAGGATCATTACAGGATTCTTTGCAGGCGTAATATCTTCTATCAGCTTCGCGATTATAGCGGATCTATTCCCGATGGAAGTCAGAGGAAGAGTCATGGGTCTAGTAATGACCGCCTTTGCTGCAAGCCAAGTCGTAGGACTTCCTATAGGAATGTATTTCTCCACAGTTTGGGGATGGAGAGCTCCCTTCTTAATGATCGCAGGTATCTCAGGTCTATCCGGGATCATTGCATTAATCTACGTTAAGCCTATCATTGGACACCTAAGTCAAAAAACAGACAAGCATCCGTTTGCTCACCTTCTCTCCACCTTAGGCAAAGGGAAATATCTACCTGGATTCGCAGCGACCATGCTTCTTCCTACCGGAGGATATATGCTCATGCCTTTCGGAAGTGCATTCACAGTTCATAATATGGGAATCGCTTTAGAGAGCCTTCCTCTTATCTATATGATCACTGGGATTAGCTCGATCATTGTCGGCCCTATTATGGGAAGGATCAGTGACGCTGTAGGAAAATATCCTGTCTTTACTGCTGGATCCTTAGCTGCTATTCCCATCGTGATCTTTTATACACATTTAGGAGTGACTCCTCTCTGGTTTGTAATCGTGGTGAACTGCGTGCTATTTGCAGCGATCACTTCTAGAATCGTTTCAGCGAGTGCATTGAATTCTGCGGTTCCCGAAGTTCAGGACAGAGGAGCCTATATGGCGATCAGCTCTTCTATGCAACAGGTGTCCGGAGGAGTGGCTTCCGCTATAGCTGGAATGATCGTAGTCCAAACAGAAAGCGGATATCTGACTGGATACGCAAACTTAGGTTTTGTTGTGGCGACTACCACTCTTATCACCGTGATCATGATGTATAAAGTGGACCGATTGGTAAAAGGAAAAAGCCAAACAGGCGGACAGCCGGCGGCTTCACCTCAGTTCAGCGAAAATTAG
- a CDS encoding rod-binding protein has protein sequence MIDHIQDYQNRLNLSERPEVQKLLREEKNLKQGQTFPEVLREEFNQNLSGKVSSSEVKMPHNIKEEINQDPYRKKLYDASVEFESIFVKMMLKEMKTTVHKSGLIDGGYAEEIFEDMLYDEYSKNLSANSSLGLAEQIYQSLSSNLPPLSKLNAKV, from the coding sequence ATGATCGATCATATCCAAGATTATCAAAACCGTTTGAATCTTTCTGAAAGACCAGAAGTTCAAAAACTTCTGAGAGAGGAGAAGAACCTAAAACAAGGTCAAACTTTTCCCGAAGTTTTAAGAGAGGAATTTAATCAGAATCTTTCCGGAAAAGTTTCCTCTTCTGAAGTGAAGATGCCTCATAATATTAAGGAAGAGATCAATCAAGATCCGTATCGAAAGAAGCTATATGATGCTTCTGTCGAATTCGAATCCATTTTCGTAAAGATGATGTTGAAGGAAATGAAAACCACCGTCCATAAGTCGGGACTTATAGATGGGGGTTACGCAGAAGAAATTTTCGAAGATATGCTCTACGACGAGTATTCCAAAAATCTTTCCGCAAATTCTTCTCTTGGTCTTGCGGAGCAAATTTATCAGTCATTATCTTCGAATCTTCCTCCGCTTTCCAAGCTAAACGCAAAGGTCTGA